In Mytilus edulis chromosome 8, xbMytEdul2.2, whole genome shotgun sequence, the genomic window TTTCACTAGTACATTGTATGTTGGTGCcctttatacattgttatagttTGCAGTTTGGTGTAAGCCAATGCTTATGTTGAAGGTTGTATCTTGAACAATTATTGTTTAATTTGTACACATTGTGaaatggatggagagttgtctatttggcactcttaccacatcttcttatttctctttagagctaatttcctaatgcatgtagattaagactttggttggcttgcttgctttgtttgtagaAGTTGAATTTGATTATCAGATAATGTCCAATCAAATCTAAATAAGATGTATACAGGTATAACTTTCCTTCTACCGGTAGTTATATTGTTTGAAGAGGTCTATCTTTATCTATTACAATGCTTGAACAAATGTTTATAcatacaaagcaagcaagctaaccaaattcTTAATCTACATGCACTAGGAAATAATCTCTAACAGATTTTAAACTATACATTGCTATTAACAGATTTTTGATGTTTATTTTCATTAAGTCATACTATCTACAATGTCACACATCATACGATCGAGTTGGTCACATGGTTCAGATTTTACACTCACGTCTTCCTGCTGACACGAGAACTGGAGAAGTTCAGTTTTTACTAAAGTTTTAGAATCGAAACTTAAATCGTCAGggatattttgtaaacttgactGAATAAGTTCTTTAACTTTTTCTAAATGTAACTGAAATCTTTCCGCTATTTCGTGtctttgttttttctgtttttccatCATGACTCGTAATGTTTCTCTAGCTTGATGAGGTCTGAATTCATTGATTAAATGATGCATGTGTATAAACAACAGATTTAGATCTTCTAATTTTTCGGTCCTTTTCTGAGAGTCTGGTGATTTGATGAGAATATCCATAAGGTCGAGGAAGTTAACCAGAATTGAATGATTCAGTTTTTTCAGCTCCCTCTTGTGGTCAAAACTTTGCGGATGTAGTCTTCGGAATCCTTGAGATTCCAATGGTTGTATAATTTGATCATCCACATTAAATGGTACCCCAAACATAGTGTAATTGTCCTGAAAATAGAATACAACAAAATGATACTGATATACAAATAAAGGCTTACAAACAGACTGCTAACCTAGAAATGATAAAATGGCCAATTAATAAGACTAAATTTggcacatacatgacatagtaCGAATATTTTTATGTGATGCATGcagattgtttttaatttttcaaaatgaaaattgtgtgttcatatatatatatatatatacatatatatatatatacaactcgtctaaacatcaacccaacaatgttagatctgtaaatttaatttcgcaaatttttggttcttccctcgccgggattcgaacccatgctactgtgatatcgtgacacaaaaTCATTCTGTATATATTCAAGTTGTTTTTTTAACCAACTTGAGGCACAAAGGAGCCAGAATCACTGACATAGTTTTTCTCCCCATAAAAAGTAACAAACTagataaacattttgatataatttaactTTGGATGTAAACCTCATAGACattatattttgtcatattacTGTGAAGTCATCAACCTTTTTTCCACAATTTGCTCCTggcttaaaatggaatttagaattaaattataaggaatgactgtaacatttttttctgtCCATTCGAAATAACATCGAAAATGTAGTGCACACTTTCAAAAATAACACGCTACATGGGTTATTCTGTGTGCaccaaatattttatgttatttcttcatagacaggaAAAATTTTATAGTCATTCCTTAATGAAAGGCAATAACTCCATCTGATATAGGCCATGTTATTCTAATAGTAAATCTTGTAATAATTTTCACTATTTACAGATTCTCTTTTCCTACCAAGGACTAGATTACCTTGCCTtttaaatattcttatttttatttgaggGTCACTGATGTCAGggacttttgtagacgaaaccaaACAATACATAAATGGCTAAAGGGAGAAAACTTTACCTTTAAAATAATGTATCAATATCTGTGTCagtaaataaacattacaataacaTGTATAACCTCTAAGTGAAAGGTGTACTGTAGTCTACTTTCAACAAATCAAAGTagatatatattacatgtattactcaTGATGTCATTGCTCTGttacaaaattcaaaagaaaGGGGGAAAACACATGGTGACAGGATGTATCAATTGGACACTAGTTGCGGATGTCTAAAAATGTAATTACTCGAGTGACTGGAGATTAAGGTTGTGTCTTTACCTTAATTCTCTCTGCGCCAGAAGTCGCCTTGCCTGTCTATATGTGTAATAACATGTACCTGAGTGACTGGAGGTAAAGGGTGTGTTCACAATTTCAATATGTAATTACCTGAGAGATGAAAGGTGAAGATAGTACTCAACCTGTCTGAGTTTGTAATAACCTGAGAGAAAGAAAAGGTAGAGTTGGTGTCCTATATGACTGAATAAGTTATTTCAGAAGATTTAAGGATGAAGTGGCACCCTTCCTGTCATGCCTGTCAGAATGTGTAATTATATGAGACAGGAGATGGAGGTGGTACCTTTGCTGTCTGAATCTATAATTACCTGAGAAATTGGAGGTGGAGGTGGTGCCCTCCCTTTCTTTACATTTTCATCTGTATATAAATGTACATACTGCATAGGAGGCAATGGAAAAGCACTCACTCCCTGATTTTCTGCCATCTTCTAATGCCTGAAAAAacaatttcttatatatattatcttatttaaaacaatacaaaaacacaatTAAATAAATTGCTTCACTGAGCGCAGCTGGATATGACCGCAGATGTCCAACCCTGAAAAGTTAGGgccaaaatggacacaatattccaCTTAATACATCATACaggtttgaatttggattgtaattaaatatttgacacataatatgTTTcagacacagaataactgtactcaaagaacttagaattggttatgtCAGGGGTTAAAAATTTTTGTAATAGCTCACTAGCCCAGGGCTTATTGGTAggaggattttactagccctgttggaagaactactagcccaacaaaactgacctgctagccctagaATGCCTTACAAATTCAGAGTTTGCTGCAATAACAATGAATTCTATAAACTTGACAATTTGTATCCATTGTACAGTAGATTTTTGCAAATTGGATACCCAAAACTTATGTCAgcaaatgattgattgattgttggttgcttaacatccagtggcaaatatttcatgcatattcaggacgagaacaagttcacaataaacaCAATATGTAGGTTGATATGATAGAGGCcctctgggatgatggtcggggaaatttggactgccactggaaaatgatggtatcttggatagggacagaaattttgccttacaacaggccacctacggaccccacaaaagagttgttgcaagggttcttaaagtgcaaagagtgtggcactctctttacacgaggcatcggatttaacgtcccccttctgaccggacgtgactgcgaacttgatacatcccgcacagccaaacggacgccccacttcggcaagcgttttactgccggtcgggagaagaccaagtgaccatatttctataccccagtcacccttggggtttaTATGTCAGCAAAAAATATCCCATTAGCAGATATATTCAACTAATCGATAATTGAATATTCACTGAGTTGACCAAATCCGGAGATGATACAAGTCTTGACCACTGCTATACATGGGTATATAAAGGGATTGAAGGGTTTTTAATCAGATTCATTTTTGTACATCATCACGTTTGTGTAAAAGAATTATCAGCTGGTTAATTATGTAatgctcatatttgttttcagttttaaaattctatttataaaaataaaggagaaggtccggtaaggaccgattttggcctcaaatttcaggttcatctgacgaaagattttgaccactttttaaacacttaagtgtctatttattTGAGtaatttagtttatgtaaaagattttaacagatttagtcattaaaaactatccgattcaagctcaaatatgaaaaatctacctaatatgccgaaaattgtcacttttcagatggtttttggtaaaaatgaaagtggccgcatccgtgttcatcagtcaggggacttactgaaataagtgatttttaaatcacttatttgagtagaaaattcgaggttttgtcacaaattgggattatgtagttttttcaaaattttaaacacataggtttaaataatatcttttaattagtaaaatttataaaaaaataaactttttgcttcttttaagtagcaaggtttatgcctttgatgctatcatttagctgaaaattctattttagttgaaaaaatgctataataatggctttacataatgaactgatactttcttcaaagatttttcccagcagtgggagtatttttcctgtgaagttcaaggtttcatctttcagattatgtaataaaattctactgttcgcgataaaaattccACTGTttgggggtgttgaaattagtgggggttattaaaagaatgatacttaaagaagtgatttttgagaaggaaattgaggtctgatacttaaacaagtgatttttatgtcattatcctagattcagtacaaggtcatcacctgaaatgacctggtcatcctagacaacacagatgttggttctgataagttcagaaacataattagtccctggatcattagtattctatatttaaagctacaataagattaaatcacttcttctagtgattaatttgtactacctaaataggtgattattaaagaaagacaactctaacttccaacctttatggaaataatgttacttgaatcagtgatttagaaaatcacttatttaagtaagtcccctgactgttcatcctcaacctttatatatgttatgtattatcataaaatacaacgtacatttcaatattaaggatgaacacgaatgcggccacttttgttttacacaaaaaccgtctaacatttaactaaaatgctagaattatgaggatttcagtaatttagcatgacttaatggtgctagtaccggatatatgtgcattgtattgtcaaaaacagcccatatttatgtagcagaagcattctactgtccaataaataacttaggtttacattttaacaattttgtaaaactgctatattttggggccaaaaaggggtcttactgaacctactcctttaatgacttaaatacataaataacaccaTCCATAGTTTGagtcttttataattgttttataaatgatgtacattattgtcaatatttaaatttaacacAGGTATGCTAATTGTGGGCTATAAATAGATTCTCTAAACTGAAACTGTATTTggtataaattttatttctttaaaaatcgaattcatttgaatatcaatgaagataatcatgattgatgaaatattattgcatcaagtttaagttttctgAAGACTGTTAAAGTTTAGGTCATGGTTCACCGTTCTGGTGGCTTCTtcacagtatgtaaacaaaaacaaaaatggcgtccataaaatGTGCACATGTTTCAAATCTGGCAAAGTCAGGTTTCTGCTGTCAAAAGGaattcacatttatattgcaataaattaatcAGAAGGAGGTACAATCAGGTTACATTATATTTCTCTGGATGCATAAGCAATGCACAATACCCCCTGTAATGACAAATCGATATTGAAAGTACAGGTTATTTGttcaattttaaaacttgtacaaaatcagtACAAATTCCGGGAATCCCGGATGAAGTAGTCGAACCTGATTGGCTTAGATAGAATAGTGATGAGGGGATTTTCGACTTTCTATTTTGGATacgccaagaattttttgttactagtccgtcgggcatattgggttacaaGTTTTGGTTGCCCGAGGCCTAAATGatgtagtcccgggcgtcgggctagtggattttttaacccctgttatgtgatttgaatttacattaaattttttgcttttgtgcaatataCTGTACCTGTGagaattgaccccccccccccccttttttccaatttttttttatttccctcAAAATATGGTCATAATgacaattcaaatttcaaatggagtttgcaaccataattaccTATTTGAATACATCATAAAGTCTTCAAtagataatttaaaagcagtgtaagggaggtaatccaacaTTGTACA contains:
- the LOC139486366 gene encoding mediator of RNA polymerase II transcription subunit 7-like gives rise to the protein MAENQGVSAFPLPPMQYVHLYTDENVKKGRAPPPPPISQDNYTMFGVPFNVDDQIIQPLESQGFRRLHPQSFDHKRELKKLNHSILVNFLDLMDILIKSPDSQKRTEKLEDLNLLFIHMHHLINEFRPHQARETLRVMMEKQKKQRHEIAERFQLHLEKVKELIQSSLQNIPDDLSFDSKTLVKTELLQFSCQQEDVSVKSEPCDQLDRMMCDIVDSMT